A segment of the Lycium barbarum isolate Lr01 chromosome 7, ASM1917538v2, whole genome shotgun sequence genome:
ttgattgattgatcTCTAGCTGCATGTGAGTTTGATTTGAAGCGTGGATTGGAAATTTGGTTTTGTTTGAAATGGAATTAATTGCAGAATTGTATTTTTAGTGCTTTGATTCCttgatggttttttttttttttttttggggggggggggggggggggggggtctgttCCCTTTTGCCTAGTGTGGAGGAATGTACCATTTTAGGGGCCTCTATAGAAGAAAATGAAATTGGAAGCATTAAGATTTGTATcttttggtattaatttcggtatCTTTTGCTATTAATTTCATAGTTTATTGGCCGAGAAAAGTAATATTTCTGGCATATCTGTTCTTACATTGTTTCTCTTTTCTCCTCTTCCTTTTAAAATGAATATATGTTTAACGATGAGCTTTTACTTAAGATATGTTTTGTTGGCAAGTCTGGACATTTTCCCCTTTTTCATACGTATTAAGGTTAGACATCTTATATCAAGAATGATATATCCATAACGTTGGAATGGAGctcttctttctttatttctgtTGAAATCGATTTTTGGGTTTGAAATCTCTGGGGTGATGCACTCTTCAAGGAATGCAGCAGATTGTGTTTCGTTTGTCTAATAAATTTTTGTCATTTACGTTTCAAACTATTGCAAGCACCTCGCAAATTACCCTCCGAACATGGGGAGAACAGTATGCCACTTTCAATCCATTTATTTTGGAAATAAAGTTTGCATGGTGTAATGGATTTTTTTTCATTATGAATCATTCTTACATTTGACTTACTGCACAGGCACATGCTCCTCCTCCTGGTTACTTTTCACGCTTGGAGAACAGAAGGGCTGAAGACGACCTTTATTTGAGAAAGAGAGTGAGGATGAGAAGGTGGTTGTGTTGCACCTGTCAAGTAGAGGAGTCCTACCCATCAAATGAAACGGAGCACCTTAAGAACCCTCCGAGTCATGCTGATGGTACACTATTGCATTTTTATGCTGTGAAAACCAAATTGTTTATCTCCTCCTTTTTTTCTGTAGATGAGTCTTTGGCTCATCCATGCTAGCTGATTGAAGTGATAATTTGTCATTGCATCCCCATCACATACTAGTGTACAAATTTTGTGATGCTTTGAAGTTAAATAATTATCCAATGTTGTCATTTTGTGAGCATAGCCTTTAAGGTATTAAAAGCACTGAGTTTCTCTGAGTAATATCTGTTTGGGCTCTCTCTATAAGGTATTAAAAGCAGAAATTGTGTTGTAACCTTGCAGGAACATCTCCCAGTGGCTCTATTTTAACTTTCTAGTTTATGACTGACACAGTGTCTTAGATGAAACTTGTGATTATGAAAAGTAAAGAAAAAAAGGCTCAACGTTACCAATTTAATAGAAGAGGAAGGAAAAAGCTCAATGAATATTCCTAACATTTTTGCTACATAACTAACTAGAAGctttttctttttcacttttaAACTTTCGGCAATGAACTCTCAAATATTCATTTAGACCAATCGAAAAGAAAATAAGTATGATAATTTTCCTTCAGTTGTGTACATTTATCTGCATGCCACATTGAATCTATTGATTCGGATCTAAATTTATGTCATCTTTGACAGTGCTAACTTTCTCGTGCTTCTTAAACAAGTCTCAGTTAACTAATCTTCTTCTTTGGTATCTGGTACCAGGATATCAGAAAGGGTCAAGAGTATCAGATCCCGTCAAGGCTGAAGCAGTACCAACTATAGAGGTCCCAGCGCTGTCTTTGGATGAACTGAAAGAGGAAACTGAAAATTTTGGATCAAAAGCATTAATTGGCGAAGGATCTTACGGGAGAGTTTACTATGCTAATCTAAGCAGTGGCAAAGCTGTTGCCGTGAAAAAGCTTGATGTTTCATCTGAGCCTGAGACAAATGTTGACTTCTTGACTCAGGTAGGTGTCTTTCTTATGTAATTCTTTTTGGCTGCTCCATCTATTGCTGTGATACTTGTAATTATATCCCTCTGATATATGTTTCCTGTTTCATCTTAAGGTTGCTAGAGTTTCAAGATTGAAGCATGACAATCTTGTCGAGTTGCTTGGTTACTGCGTCGAAGGAAACATTCGTGTACTAGCTTATGAGTTTGCAACGATGGGGTCCTTGCATGATATTTTGCATGGTATGGAAACTTTTTAAGTCGTCGAATGAGATGGAAAATTATTAGCTTGATACAGGGGTTTCAATGGGGGTTTGGGCGGatcaaaatgggctgagttaaTACCTGAGCGGATTACTTGGGATGAAATGGGTTGAGAAAAATGGGCTTAAAAGCCAGTCATAACCCAACCCCCAttcaattcttactaagttttaatttctttgtttgatAAAACTACTTTTTCCTTTATTAttgctatatataacatatcagaTAGTCTGcgtaccctccccagaccccacgatgtgggatttcactgggttgttgttgttgttgttgtatataacATATCAGATAGAAAATgactttttgaaaatattttgacgaGATTTCTCATGGGTCAATTTTGAGCTAGATATCAGCCCATTTTTTGATGCGCTGAAACGGGTTGAGCTAATAAATGGGCAGGTCACTGACTAACCCAAACTTGGgcaagttgggcgggtcatgtTTTCACCGGCTAATTTTGCACCTCTAGCTTGATATATAATATGTTCTTTCTGTATTGTGTATGTGTTTACAGGAAGGAAAGGAGTACAAGGGGCACAGCCTGGCCCAACACTTGAATGGGTGCAACGGGTAAAGATTGCTGTTGATGCTGCAAGGGGCCTCGAGTATTTGCATGAGAAGGTCCAACCTTCAATAATACACAGGGATATCAGATCAAGCAATGTCCTCCTCTTTGAAGACTACAAAGCAAAGATTGCAGATTTTAACCTATCAAATCAGGCTCCTGACATGGCTGCTCGTCTTCATTCTACTCGAGTTTTAGGAACATTTGGCTATCATGCACCAGAGTAGTGTCTCTCACCTTTCTCTTCTTCGACTAAGCTTTGTTTTGTTCAATCTGTTATTCTGTTTCTCCTCAAATATTTTACACTTGGTTGTGTGCTTTTTGAGTTATTCTGAACTCCTTGCTTCAAACATATTGCTGAATCTGATTTTCTATCTAGCTGCTAGATTAACTTCCTTTTGGTCTGATACATTTTGAACTCGGAAAGAATTCAAGTATAGAAGTGAGGAAAATGAAGCTACTAGGAATGGGTGAATGTTGATGATAGGTTATCTAAATGATTATATAGTAACATTGAGGGTGTgattggtatgaaggaaaatgttttcctagaaaataagtGGGTTAAACATTTTCTGCTGTTTGGTAAGTAAGCAGAAAATATTGTCCCAAAATCATTTTATATAATCTAGGCAAACACTATTGGGTGGGTGGGTGGATGTGGACCCTACTTCCCGTagattttgaccaaccaaacatgggaaaattggaaacattttctggaaaatgttttcctactTTGCTAAACATACCTTGAATCTTGTTACCATTTTAAAATAATGTAGTAACAATGAGTCTCTGATGCATCTAACTGAAGTTCAGAATGTGTAGTGCTGTAGGACAATTTTCTAGGCTGAAAAAAGTATATTTTTATGTAAGGGAGCTCCTGATGTAAAGCATATTTGCTGGAAATTATTGATGAATGCTGCTGAAAGTTTTCTAGAATAAGGGCCTGATGAGATGAAGAATCAGCAAGAAAAATGAAGGTTTTAGCCACCGAAACGATATATGTAGTTGCTAATGACACTGTAGTATATGCATCAGATTTTCAGGGTTTCTCCACTTTTTGTGACCTAAGAGTCGGGGAAGCAAAGATTTAAATGATTAAAGGTGCTTCTTCCCTTCTGGGTAAAAAGCTAAATACGACTCAAAAGGGCCAAAGCTACTTTGGAATTAAGTTTTGACTATTAAGTATAAGGCGGAGAGCCTTTCTTGGAAGTTTGAAAAGCCCATCTTTGCTATCACTGTACTTTGTTTTCCCTTATTCATTGTGGATTGGATTGTTTAGTTGACGTCTTCCAAGAGATAATTTGCCACTAAAGTTAGCTTGCTATGGTAAGGGAGCTTGGTTTTTAAGGGCCATATCTTTAGTAATGGATCTGTTGGATGGCAAAAATAACTACTACTTGAGTCAATGGGGATATTGCTTATGCTTTTCCGGCAATGCTACTAACCGTTATAGTATATGGGGCTTTTTTATAAAATGTACGCGGGTTAGCCATATGATGTTCCTTTACATGCTACTTCTATTTACTGCTATAAATTATCGTAACTACCAGTTCTCTACTCAAGGCTTTGTGTTCTCGCAAATGACCAAATGTCGAAGCTTTTGAATAAAGGTAGTTTTATTTTCTATGGGTGATTCTAGTTGACGATTAATTATGTCTTTAAGCTCTTTTTACAAAGTTAGATAACAAAGTTGTGAGAATCTCAATTACTGGAGTTGTACTTTTAGCCGGTTGTGCCATTTTCTGTTTAACCTGTTGGCATCTCTGTCTCCCGCCTTAGTCCTTTATTGTTGTAAAAAATGCTTCAAGAATCTAACCCAAGTATCCTGAAATTAATTACAGATACGCTATGACTGGACAACTTACACAGAAGAGTGATGTGTATAGCTTTGGAGTGGTCTTGCTTGAacttttgactggaagaaaaccTGTTGATCATACAATGCCTCGAGGGCAGCAGAGCCTGGTTACTTGGGTGAGCACTGCTTCCTACTCAACTTaccagaaacattcttttcatttttttttctttccttttatgcccttctCCTCCTCCATTTGCTCTGTTACACATTTATATTCTATTCATTGATGTATATTTACTTAAATTTGTTGTAGGCTACCCCGAGACTGAGTGAAGATAAAGTCCAGCAATGTGTCGATCCAAAGCTGAAAGGATGTCCTCCAAAAGCAGTGGCTAAGGTCTCTTCTCTCCTTCTCCTATATTGCTTTGTCTATCTTCCCAGTTTCCCAGCTCCTCAGtcgcaacacaacaacaataatgccTCAATCCTAAGCAAGTTGTAGTTATATAAATTCTCACTTAATATGTCACTCCACTTAAACTCATCTCAAATGTTGCTTGAACTCTTCAATAATGCCGTCAGAtgtgtgtcggatcctccaaaatacactacttttggagtaGCCGACAAGGGTTCgacaacatttttggagagtcccaACAACATAAATTTCAAGCCAATTTTGTTACAAATGAAATAGATAAGCACTCGAAGTTCTGTATTTCCACTGGTTTATAAATCCTTGACATGACTAAAAGCTTCCTAGTAAACACAGGACCATTATATGTACTAACGTGACTAAAACATGATCCCAGTTAATTGATATTGCCTATATAGATCTCTTTCTTCCATTGTGCCCTATATCTCGCTAGGTTTGCATGTA
Coding sequences within it:
- the LOC132604452 gene encoding PTI1-like tyrosine-protein kinase 1 isoform X1: MDDNYHRQGLVAHAPPPGYFSRLENRRAEDDLYLRKRVRMRRWLCCTCQVEESYPSNETEHLKNPPSHADGYQKGSRVSDPVKAEAVPTIEVPALSLDELKEETENFGSKALIGEGSYGRVYYANLSSGKAVAVKKLDVSSEPETNVDFLTQVARVSRLKHDNLVELLGYCVEGNIRVLAYEFATMGSLHDILHGRKGVQGAQPGPTLEWVQRVKIAVDAARGLEYLHEKVQPSIIHRDIRSSNVLLFEDYKAKIADFNLSNQAPDMAARLHSTRVLGTFGYHAPEYAMTGQLTQKSDVYSFGVVLLELLTGRKPVDHTMPRGQQSLVTWATPRLSEDKVQQCVDPKLKGCPPKAVAKMAAVAALCVQYEAEFRPNMSIVVKALQPLLKVPAAPAPEI
- the LOC132604452 gene encoding PTI1-like tyrosine-protein kinase 3 isoform X2 codes for the protein MRRWLCCTCQVEESYPSNETEHLKNPPSHADGYQKGSRVSDPVKAEAVPTIEVPALSLDELKEETENFGSKALIGEGSYGRVYYANLSSGKAVAVKKLDVSSEPETNVDFLTQVARVSRLKHDNLVELLGYCVEGNIRVLAYEFATMGSLHDILHGRKGVQGAQPGPTLEWVQRVKIAVDAARGLEYLHEKVQPSIIHRDIRSSNVLLFEDYKAKIADFNLSNQAPDMAARLHSTRVLGTFGYHAPEYAMTGQLTQKSDVYSFGVVLLELLTGRKPVDHTMPRGQQSLVTWATPRLSEDKVQQCVDPKLKGCPPKAVAKMAAVAALCVQYEAEFRPNMSIVVKALQPLLKVPAAPAPEI